One uncultured Acidilobus sp. JCHS genomic window carries:
- a CDS encoding putative protein-tyrosine phosphatase produces MREGPAEVVPGLYAGPGCVDLEEWGVDVSLIVTLDPTCPAEHQRARRVVYPVRDMEVEPVRNVAMAMASIARELERGGRVYVHCYAGCGRTGTVVSGYLVLFKGMTPEEAVQAFEAVRGCGPESEEQLMFLDLLHLMRKRMGPWDVIRELAGSLGLGDLMGRA; encoded by the coding sequence GTGAGGGAGGGGCCAGCTGAGGTGGTCCCCGGCCTCTACGCCGGGCCCGGCTGCGTCGACCTTGAGGAGTGGGGGGTTGACGTAAGCCTCATAGTAACGCTCGACCCAACGTGCCCGGCCGAGCACCAGAGGGCCAGGAGGGTCGTCTACCCAGTGAGGGACATGGAGGTTGAGCCCGTGAGGAACGTGGCCATGGCCATGGCCTCCATAGCCAGGGAGCTCGAGAGGGGAGGGAGGGTATACGTTCACTGCTATGCGGGGTGCGGCAGGACGGGCACTGTGGTCTCGGGCTACCTGGTCCTGTTCAAGGGCATGACCCCTGAGGAGGCAGTTCAGGCCTTTGAGGCCGTGAGGGGCTGCGGGCCTGAGTCGGAGGAGCAGCTGATGTTCCTTGACCTGCTCCACCTTATGAGGAAGAGGATGGGGCCATGGGACGTGATAAGGGAGCTGGCTGGGAGCCTTGGCCTCGGCGACCTCATGGGGAGGGCGTGA
- a CDS encoding archaeal flagellin N-terminal-like domain codes for MFLSLFLLWAMRLRRSVSNIVAVILLIVIAVAVVTVLYMWLSGVISLVYTNTSAIHVKVAITNASVVSNSSGTYVVTLVYNLPGSVRTSIALGELEFSNGTLICANSSFRVPSGVIYPGDFAKAEFICSDVRLRAGTPVKIVLVTAQGVQVTYMTDVSS; via the coding sequence ATGTTCCTTAGCCTTTTCCTCTTGTGGGCTATGAGACTAAGAAGGTCGGTCTCTAACATAGTTGCAGTGATACTGCTTATCGTCATAGCGGTAGCAGTTGTCACGGTCCTTTACATGTGGCTAAGCGGCGTCATAAGCCTGGTCTACACTAACACGTCGGCCATCCATGTCAAGGTTGCGATAACCAATGCCAGCGTGGTCTCGAACAGCTCAGGCACCTACGTTGTTACGCTCGTTTACAATTTGCCTGGCAGCGTGAGGACCTCTATAGCGCTGGGCGAGCTGGAGTTCAGCAACGGCACGCTGATATGCGCCAACAGCTCCTTTAGGGTGCCGTCAGGCGTCATATACCCAGGCGACTTCGCTAAGGCTGAGTTCATCTGTAGCGATGTACGCCTTCGCGCGGGAACGCCCGTAAAGATAGTCCTCGTGACTGCCCAGGGCGTCCAGGTGACATATATGACGGACGTGTCCTCTTAG
- a CDS encoding putative Zn-dependent hydrolases of the beta-lactamase fold, whose amino-acid sequence MRGLKPAYPLEAGERLRITWCGHSYFMVEAGGLRVAIDPHDGDSLGLPRCRAQADLVLVSHDHYDHNAVELASGPRTRVVRWREGELSLGGLRVRGVRLSHDDKGGSLFGLVVAYVIEAEGLTLAHLSDVGEPSDSAERVGRADIAIVPAGDVTTVGQEEAVRWAARLGARLVLPAHYWVPGSNVPLDPLDRLLEAWRGRVERVSSSSVTVDAASLPQEPTLLVLEPPKGPLRI is encoded by the coding sequence ATGAGAGGCCTTAAGCCGGCCTACCCCTTGGAGGCCGGTGAGCGCTTGAGGATCACCTGGTGCGGCCACTCCTACTTCATGGTCGAGGCGGGGGGCCTCAGGGTAGCAATAGATCCCCACGACGGCGACTCCCTCGGCCTGCCCAGGTGCAGGGCCCAGGCCGACCTGGTCCTGGTAAGCCACGACCACTACGACCACAACGCTGTTGAGCTGGCCTCCGGCCCCAGGACAAGGGTTGTGAGGTGGAGGGAGGGCGAGCTTAGCCTAGGGGGGCTGAGGGTCAGGGGCGTGAGGCTGAGCCACGACGACAAGGGCGGCTCCCTGTTTGGCCTCGTGGTGGCCTACGTAATTGAGGCGGAGGGGCTCACCTTGGCTCACCTGAGCGACGTGGGGGAGCCCAGCGACTCCGCGGAAAGGGTGGGCAGGGCCGACATAGCCATAGTGCCCGCTGGCGACGTGACCACCGTCGGCCAGGAGGAGGCAGTCCGCTGGGCCGCTAGGCTTGGGGCAAGGCTAGTCCTGCCGGCCCACTACTGGGTGCCCGGCTCTAACGTCCCCCTCGACCCCCTTGACAGGCTCTTAGAGGCCTGGAGGGGGAGGGTTGAGAGAGTCAGCTCAAGCAGCGTAACTGTTGACGCGGCCTCCCTGCCCCAGGAGCCCACGCTGCTCGTGCTTGAGCCGCCCAAGGGCCCCCTCAGGATTTAG
- a CDS encoding Archaeal serine protease encodes MREHAAAALLLVMAALAVAAPLASAQGLSWARETWVLLPAVYGTQGMVTNVTVTLTYPGTGQVSVTGNSGQVGSSTLYSVEMAYMVAMAYAGLNWRNYNLYVHFNVSGSIEGPSGSFGIMLAVLALATGLDVNSLHRFVVTGAVSPSGLSGPIGGLQYKCEAAASEGLGIVYPAGNMPSASGGCNDSRAVPVAGLVQALSEVFGAYPYAMNVSVPAPRQFNEVMVNVTNYFIEDTASALQQVSSSASLLRGSGSFLQYQVEQFVNGSERDMAMAREYLASMPYAAASFAFTAYVNALAANYTLWALRVSNSGGSLAGFLTSQASDLYSRASAMMASAELYANRSYSLTFAELMATAFARLADSLYFSSYAASLASQVNVTGVYVPAYYLALAKARILGAIGWLMAANATVDEGVNLTPALVAATASAVGSYADTALNYAGALISYYVQQLKSIGDVADAEALQAMENDLKFLVNYGDSLLSQGQYLAAIGVYEDALTNALNVIFVESGGFSSRAVNLAYAAELNSEYAVLAAALARSGLLSSLDSAYMSYALALLPSDPQDAIYIMETAVIDELSWYLGLIQYGQAQPEVIRQIISPSSGLVGTVVIAMAALAAGAMLAASVALWSYRRTLRSLSPIT; translated from the coding sequence TTGAGGGAGCACGCGGCCGCCGCGCTGCTGCTCGTCATGGCGGCCCTGGCCGTGGCGGCCCCGCTCGCCTCGGCCCAGGGCCTTAGCTGGGCTAGGGAGACCTGGGTGCTCCTGCCTGCCGTCTACGGGACCCAGGGCATGGTGACCAACGTGACCGTGACCCTGACGTACCCTGGGACGGGCCAGGTCAGCGTGACTGGCAACAGCGGCCAGGTGGGGTCCTCAACACTCTACAGCGTGGAGATGGCCTATATGGTGGCCATGGCGTACGCCGGGCTGAACTGGAGGAACTACAACCTCTACGTCCACTTCAACGTCTCAGGCTCCATCGAGGGGCCCTCAGGGAGCTTCGGCATCATGCTGGCTGTCCTCGCGTTGGCCACGGGCCTTGACGTTAACTCCCTTCACCGGTTTGTAGTGACCGGCGCGGTGAGCCCCTCGGGCCTCTCAGGCCCCATAGGCGGCCTCCAGTACAAGTGCGAGGCCGCCGCCTCGGAGGGGCTAGGCATAGTTTACCCAGCTGGCAACATGCCCTCAGCCAGCGGGGGCTGTAACGACAGCAGGGCCGTGCCGGTGGCAGGCTTAGTGCAGGCCCTCTCAGAGGTCTTCGGGGCCTACCCGTACGCTATGAACGTCAGCGTGCCCGCCCCCAGGCAGTTCAACGAGGTCATGGTAAACGTCACGAACTACTTCATCGAGGACACCGCCTCGGCGCTCCAGCAGGTCAGCTCCTCCGCCTCCCTGCTCAGGGGGTCAGGCAGCTTCCTTCAGTACCAGGTGGAGCAGTTCGTCAACGGGAGCGAGCGTGACATGGCGATGGCCAGGGAGTACCTTGCGAGCATGCCCTACGCCGCGGCGAGCTTCGCCTTCACAGCATACGTCAACGCCCTCGCCGCCAACTACACCCTGTGGGCCCTGAGGGTCAGCAATAGCGGGGGAAGCCTCGCGGGCTTCCTGACGAGCCAGGCCTCGGACCTCTACTCTAGGGCCAGCGCGATGATGGCCAGCGCGGAGCTCTACGCCAACAGGTCCTACTCCCTCACCTTCGCTGAGCTCATGGCGACGGCCTTCGCCAGGCTGGCTGACTCCCTCTACTTCTCAAGCTACGCGGCCAGCCTCGCCTCCCAGGTCAACGTGACGGGCGTCTACGTGCCGGCCTACTACCTGGCCCTCGCCAAGGCCAGGATACTGGGCGCCATAGGGTGGCTCATGGCGGCCAACGCCACGGTCGACGAGGGGGTCAACCTCACCCCTGCCTTAGTGGCGGCCACGGCCTCGGCCGTGGGCAGCTACGCTGACACGGCCCTCAACTACGCGGGCGCCCTCATAAGCTACTACGTCCAGCAGCTCAAGTCCATAGGCGACGTGGCTGACGCGGAGGCCCTTCAGGCCATGGAGAACGACCTGAAGTTCCTGGTGAACTATGGCGACAGCCTCCTCTCCCAGGGGCAGTACCTGGCCGCCATCGGCGTCTATGAGGACGCTCTGACCAACGCCCTTAACGTCATATTCGTTGAGAGCGGGGGCTTCTCATCAAGGGCCGTCAACTTGGCCTACGCTGCTGAGCTTAACAGCGAGTACGCGGTCCTGGCGGCGGCCCTCGCCAGGAGCGGGCTCCTGAGCTCCCTCGACTCAGCCTACATGAGCTACGCCTTAGCCCTCCTCCCCTCGGACCCGCAGGACGCTATCTACATAATGGAGACAGCCGTGATAGACGAGCTCTCCTGGTACCTGGGGCTCATACAGTACGGCCAGGCGCAGCCTGAGGTTATCAGGCAGATAATATCGCCTAGCTCAGGCCTCGTCGGCACTGTTGTCATAGCCATGGCGGCCCTGGCGGCTGGCGCCATGCTCGCAGCCTCAGTGGCCCTCTGGTCCTACAGGAGGACTCTGAGGTCGCTTTCACCTATTACATGA
- a CDS encoding Uracil-DNA glycosylase, with amino-acid sequence MEEKELEQRLKSLEDLQRRILACNLCPRLREFDVRVGLSPPRRFRGQAYWSRPVPSLGDPLAPIVVVGMAPAPHGGNRTGRMFTGDQSGNNFFRALYEAGLANKPVSVSRDDGLRVCNVYITAVLHCAPPDNRPLPQEVANCSRYLEEEVRLLPNARVFVTLGRLAFDVLTRTLGVRCEFRHGLECGLPDGRWLIASYHPSPRNVNTGTLTIEGLRRVFERAKELAGVSGGCR; translated from the coding sequence TTGGAGGAGAAGGAGCTAGAGCAAAGGCTGAAATCCCTTGAGGACCTTCAGAGAAGAATACTGGCCTGTAACCTCTGCCCAAGGCTGAGGGAGTTCGACGTAAGGGTCGGCCTGAGCCCGCCCAGGAGGTTCAGGGGCCAGGCCTACTGGTCAAGGCCTGTGCCGAGCCTCGGCGACCCCCTGGCCCCAATAGTTGTTGTCGGCATGGCCCCAGCCCCCCACGGAGGCAACAGGACGGGGAGGATGTTCACCGGCGACCAGTCCGGCAACAACTTCTTCAGGGCCCTCTACGAGGCCGGCCTGGCCAATAAGCCCGTCAGCGTCAGCAGGGACGACGGCCTCAGGGTCTGCAACGTCTACATAACTGCTGTCCTGCACTGCGCCCCTCCTGACAACAGGCCCCTGCCCCAGGAGGTGGCCAACTGCTCAAGGTACCTAGAGGAGGAGGTGAGGCTGCTACCCAACGCAAGGGTCTTTGTAACCCTCGGCAGGCTGGCCTTCGACGTCCTGACCAGGACACTCGGGGTGAGGTGCGAGTTCAGACACGGCCTCGAGTGCGGGCTCCCTGACGGCAGGTGGCTGATAGCGAGCTACCACCCGAGCCCAAGGAACGTGAACACCGGGACCCTGACCATAGAGGGCCTCAGGAGGGTCTTTGAGAGGGCCAAGGAGCTGGCGGGCGTCAGCGGTGGCTGCCGGTGA
- a CDS encoding dTDP-glucose pyrophosphorylase produces the protein MEGVIITGGRGTRMRNITYVLPKPLLPLFSFNSDGRRYVKPFIDFILERFEALGLDPVTLVFSRNSSLIIDYLGSRGPLRLRLRLVLDAEMRGYGNAALLARSSVTGPFVLNADDNMLPLEDYRAGVELFEAEGPDAVLFVHRVEDPTRYGVIAPSSQGEFRGYRTYGVRGVFEKPSKPPSDLAMAAIYVMSPRVFRALEEVKALKGEGEEIELVEGLQRLIEEGGNVMALELRRRWVSVGRPEDYLEAIRLSYEAGL, from the coding sequence TTGGAAGGGGTAATAATAACGGGCGGCAGGGGCACGAGGATGAGGAACATAACGTACGTCCTGCCCAAGCCGCTGCTCCCCCTGTTCAGCTTCAACAGCGACGGGAGGAGGTACGTCAAGCCGTTCATAGACTTCATACTCGAGAGGTTCGAGGCCCTGGGCCTTGACCCGGTGACGCTGGTGTTCAGCAGGAACTCCTCGCTGATCATAGACTACCTGGGCAGCAGGGGGCCCCTCAGGCTGAGGCTGAGGCTAGTCCTGGACGCCGAGATGAGGGGCTACGGCAACGCGGCCCTCCTGGCGAGGAGCTCTGTGACGGGCCCCTTCGTCCTAAACGCAGACGACAACATGCTGCCGCTGGAGGACTACAGGGCGGGCGTCGAGCTCTTCGAGGCAGAGGGACCTGACGCCGTGCTCTTCGTGCACAGGGTCGAGGACCCAACGAGGTACGGCGTCATAGCGCCCTCCTCGCAGGGCGAGTTCAGGGGGTACAGGACCTATGGCGTCAGGGGAGTCTTTGAGAAGCCCTCAAAGCCCCCAAGCGACCTGGCCATGGCGGCCATATACGTCATGTCGCCGAGGGTCTTCAGGGCCCTCGAGGAGGTGAAGGCATTGAAGGGCGAGGGGGAGGAGATCGAGCTTGTGGAGGGCCTTCAGAGGCTCATAGAGGAGGGGGGCAACGTAATGGCGCTTGAGCTAAGGAGGAGGTGGGTGAGCGTCGGCAGGCCCGAGGACTACCTTGAGGCGATAAGGCTCTCATACGAGGCAGGCCTCTAG
- a CDS encoding helix-turn-helix protein, protein MHRVTSYVHLLSKEARRKIIEVLASSRGVRRLADELGVTPAAVSKYLRGLTHPSDRVVEKAIEAATSEEALEISKIVAEVLLEGVDDYVRWSIEKGVMDVRVYSRLSEIAAKAGLASLSSRRAAELADVKV, encoded by the coding sequence GTGCACAGGGTGACCAGCTACGTCCACCTGCTCAGCAAGGAGGCCAGGAGGAAGATCATTGAGGTCCTAGCCTCCTCAAGGGGCGTCAGGAGGCTGGCTGACGAGCTTGGGGTGACGCCGGCCGCCGTGAGCAAGTACCTCAGGGGGCTTACGCACCCCTCGGACAGGGTTGTCGAGAAGGCCATAGAGGCGGCGACGTCTGAGGAGGCCCTCGAGATATCGAAGATAGTGGCGGAGGTCCTCCTTGAGGGCGTAGATGACTACGTGAGGTGGTCCATTGAGAAGGGGGTCATGGACGTAAGGGTCTACAGCAGGCTCTCCGAGATAGCGGCGAAGGCCGGGCTGGCAAGCCTCTCCTCTAGGAGGGCTGCCGAGCTGGCCGACGTCAAGGTCTAG
- a CDS encoding dTDP-glucose pyrophosphorylase, with protein MEGVIITGGKGTRMRNITYVLPKPLLPLFSFNSDGRRYVKPFIDFILERFEALGLDPVTLVFSRNSSLIIDYLGSRGPLRLRLRLVLDAEMRGYGNAALLARSSVTGPFVLNADDTCCRWRTTGRASSSSRQRDLTPCSSCTGSRTQRGTAS; from the coding sequence TTGGAAGGGGTAATAATAACAGGCGGCAAGGGCACGAGGATGAGGAACATAACGTACGTCCTGCCCAAGCCACTGCTCCCCCTGTTCAGCTTCAACAGCGACGGGAGGAGGTACGTTAAGCCGTTTATAGACTTCATACTCGAGAGGTTCGAGGCCCTAGGCCTTGACCCAGTGACGCTGGTGTTCAGCAGGAACTCCTCGCTGATCATAGACTACCTGGGCAGCAGGGGACCCCTCAGGCTGAGGCTGAGGCTAGTCCTGGACGCCGAGATGAGGGGCTACGGCAACGCGGCTCTCCTGGCGAGGAGCTCTGTGACGGGCCCCTTCGTCCTAAACGCCGACGACACTTGCTGCCGCTGGAGGACTACAGGGCGGGCGTCGAGCTCTTCGAGGCAGAGGGACCTGACGCCGTGCTCTTCGTGCACAGGGTCGAGGACCCAACGAGGTACGGCGTCATAG
- a CDS encoding 4-alpha-glucanotransferase: protein MRRGSGLLMHITSLPGPPLVGDLGPSAHEFLELLREAGQRYWQVLPLSPTAPEHDNSPYSGLSAFAGSPLMVSLDYLAEEGLLTREELASLPRSDPSRVDYEAAYQHKGKLLRTAFSRFRAGGDYDRFVDANSWWLEDYALYVSLREHFGSRDWGSWPEPLRRRDPRELEAWRAKLRERVELEKFVQFKFFEQWSRLRSHAARLGIQIIGDVPIYVSYDSADAWANPGIFKLGPDLRPLYVSGVPPDYFSRTGQLWGTPVYDWEELRRQGYSWWVRRMRHAMSLFDAVRLDHFRGFAAYWEVPAGEMTAVNGRWARGPGEELFRAIMREAPRLQLIAEDLGYITPDVVRLRERLGIPGTKVLQFAWDGRPDNPYKPHNYERNFVVFTGTHDNNTIVGWFFREASPRARAEAMRYMGLRDAREVNWAFIRLAMMSVADVSLFPVQDVLGLGPEARMNTPGTVGNNWRWRLSSMSGLWRLAGRLRDMARSYGR from the coding sequence ATGAGGAGGGGCAGCGGCCTACTCATGCACATAACATCGCTCCCCGGCCCTCCCCTCGTTGGCGACCTGGGCCCCTCGGCCCACGAGTTCCTTGAGCTCCTGAGGGAGGCAGGCCAGAGGTACTGGCAGGTCCTGCCCCTCAGCCCGACGGCCCCTGAGCACGACAACTCCCCCTACAGCGGCCTCTCGGCCTTCGCCGGGAGCCCCCTGATGGTAAGCCTCGACTACCTGGCCGAGGAGGGCCTGCTGACCAGGGAGGAGCTGGCCTCGCTTCCCCGCTCAGACCCCTCAAGGGTCGACTACGAGGCCGCCTACCAGCACAAGGGAAAGTTGCTGAGGACCGCCTTCTCTAGGTTCAGGGCTGGAGGGGACTACGACAGGTTCGTTGACGCCAACTCCTGGTGGCTTGAGGACTACGCCCTCTACGTCTCCCTCAGGGAGCACTTCGGCAGCAGGGACTGGGGCTCCTGGCCTGAGCCCCTTAGGAGGAGGGACCCTAGGGAGCTCGAGGCCTGGAGGGCCAAGCTCAGGGAGAGGGTCGAGCTGGAGAAGTTCGTGCAGTTCAAGTTCTTCGAGCAGTGGTCAAGGCTGAGGTCGCACGCGGCCAGGCTCGGGATCCAGATAATAGGGGACGTACCGATCTACGTAAGCTACGACAGCGCCGACGCGTGGGCCAACCCGGGCATATTCAAGCTGGGGCCTGACCTGAGGCCCCTCTACGTCTCAGGGGTCCCGCCTGACTACTTCAGCAGGACCGGCCAGCTCTGGGGCACCCCCGTCTACGACTGGGAGGAGCTGAGGAGGCAGGGCTACTCCTGGTGGGTCAGGAGGATGAGGCACGCCATGTCGCTCTTTGACGCTGTCCGCCTCGACCACTTCAGGGGCTTCGCCGCCTACTGGGAGGTCCCGGCCGGCGAGATGACGGCGGTCAACGGCAGGTGGGCCAGGGGGCCGGGGGAGGAGCTCTTCAGGGCCATAATGAGGGAGGCCCCGAGGCTTCAGCTCATAGCGGAGGACCTGGGCTACATAACCCCTGACGTAGTGAGGCTGAGGGAGAGGCTCGGCATACCCGGGACCAAGGTGCTCCAGTTCGCCTGGGACGGGCGCCCTGACAACCCCTACAAGCCCCACAACTACGAGAGGAACTTCGTGGTCTTCACGGGGACCCATGACAACAACACCATAGTAGGCTGGTTCTTCCGCGAGGCCAGCCCCAGGGCCAGGGCTGAGGCCATGAGGTACATGGGGCTGAGGGACGCGAGGGAGGTGAACTGGGCCTTCATAAGGCTCGCAATGATGTCAGTGGCCGACGTTTCACTGTTCCCGGTCCAGGACGTGCTTGGGCTAGGGCCTGAGGCCAGGATGAACACCCCTGGCACCGTTGGCAACAACTGGAGGTGGAGGCTGAGCTCCATGAGCGGCCTCTGGAGGCTCGCCGGCAGGCTGAGGGACATGGCCAGGTCCTACGGCCGCTAG
- a CDS encoding Triphosphoribosyl-dephospho-CoA synthetase — protein sequence MASATSWGGREACGLGAPALAAGAVIEPLAHPKPGAVTRLRPQADKDVFTFTVHSVALASALLASCEASASGSPDPIAVGLRAYRASLRRLGLRVNVGLGQALMLIPLSASLPTSHGSPELMAGRASELIMSSSVEASREYYALLRDLEPSHLGSYRGPLPDFREEPRLGLGELLRLVTWDLVASEVTGGYRLTLRALKVIEGAGGVSEGAIARALAWALAEAGDTLIARKWGLRAYLASRAEVALEASRGDPVRALEALDDLWRGRGWSPGAVLDVISAALGLHLASRALGQA from the coding sequence TTGGCCTCGGCGACCTCATGGGGAGGGCGTGAGGCCTGTGGCCTCGGCGCCCCAGCCCTGGCGGCCGGGGCCGTCATAGAGCCCCTGGCTCACCCCAAGCCGGGCGCGGTGACAAGGCTGAGGCCCCAGGCTGACAAGGACGTCTTCACCTTTACAGTTCACTCCGTGGCCCTGGCCAGCGCCCTGTTAGCTTCATGCGAGGCCTCTGCCTCAGGCTCCCCTGACCCCATAGCTGTCGGCCTCAGGGCCTACAGGGCCTCGCTAAGGAGGCTTGGGCTCAGGGTCAACGTAGGCCTCGGCCAGGCCCTCATGCTGATACCCCTCTCGGCATCCCTTCCCACCTCCCATGGCTCACCCGAGCTCATGGCCGGCAGGGCATCTGAGCTCATCATGTCCTCATCAGTTGAGGCCTCCCGCGAGTACTACGCCCTGCTGAGGGACCTGGAGCCTAGCCACCTGGGGTCCTACAGGGGCCCGCTGCCCGACTTCAGGGAGGAGCCGAGGCTCGGCCTCGGCGAGCTGCTTAGGCTAGTCACCTGGGACCTGGTGGCCTCGGAGGTCACAGGGGGCTATAGGCTGACCCTCAGGGCCCTTAAGGTAATTGAGGGGGCCGGCGGCGTGAGCGAGGGGGCCATAGCCAGGGCCCTGGCGTGGGCGCTGGCCGAGGCTGGCGACACCCTGATAGCGAGGAAGTGGGGGCTCAGGGCCTACCTTGCGTCAAGGGCCGAGGTAGCCCTTGAGGCCTCAAGGGGGGACCCCGTCAGGGCCCTGGAGGCGCTCGATGACCTGTGGAGGGGGAGGGGCTGGAGCCCCGGGGCAGTCCTTGACGTCATATCGGCGGCCCTAGGGCTTCACCTGGCCTCGAGGGCGCTGGGACAGGCTTAA